From Denitrovibrio acetiphilus DSM 12809, the proteins below share one genomic window:
- a CDS encoding pyridoxine 5'-phosphate synthase, protein MIRLGVNIDHVATVRQARLGVEPDPVHAAVLAELGGADQITVHLREDRRHINDRDLRVLRETIKTRLNLEMACTPEMVEIALETEPDMVTLVPEKRQELTTEGGLDVIKNFETINDAVSTLKSAGIFVSLFVDPDNKQIDASAETHASAVELHTGAYADAKGAAQREELSRIMFAGEKSRELGLVLNSGHGLNYRNVGEIVCIPGMYEVNIGHSIISRAIYVGLEKAVREMKDIIHRALMDARV, encoded by the coding sequence ATGATACGACTTGGGGTTAACATAGACCATGTTGCAACTGTCAGGCAGGCTAGGCTGGGTGTTGAACCTGACCCTGTCCATGCGGCTGTTCTGGCTGAACTTGGCGGTGCTGATCAGATAACAGTACACCTTAGAGAAGATAGAAGACACATAAATGACAGAGACCTCAGAGTCCTGCGTGAGACAATAAAAACACGCCTGAATCTTGAAATGGCGTGCACACCGGAGATGGTAGAGATAGCCCTTGAAACAGAGCCGGACATGGTTACTCTTGTTCCTGAAAAGAGACAGGAGCTTACTACTGAAGGCGGTCTGGATGTCATTAAAAACTTTGAGACCATAAATGACGCTGTTTCCACGCTGAAAAGCGCCGGTATCTTTGTAAGTCTCTTTGTCGATCCTGACAATAAGCAGATTGATGCTTCTGCTGAAACACACGCAAGCGCTGTTGAGCTTCATACCGGAGCATATGCTGATGCTAAAGGGGCAGCCCAGCGTGAGGAACTTTCACGTATAATGTTTGCAGGTGAAAAGAGCAGGGAGCTTGGGCTTGTGCTAAACTCCGGTCACGGTCTGAACTACCGCAACGTTGGCGAAATAGTGTGCATCCCCGGGATGTATGAAGTTAATATCGGGCATTCTATAATATCCAGAGCTATCTACGTAGGGCTGGAAAAGGCGGTCAGAGAGATGAAAGATATTATACACAGGGCATTGATGGATGCTCGGGTGTGA
- the acpS gene encoding holo-ACP synthase encodes MLGCDIIETERLKDALERHGDAFVHRILSKCEIDIFRKRNDSITFLAGRFAAKESISKSLGTGIGKISFNEIEILNDNAGAPVVYLCGKLREDIQLSISHSKTCAMAVSIIVR; translated from the coding sequence ATGCTCGGGTGTGATATAATTGAGACCGAACGCTTAAAGGATGCATTGGAACGGCACGGAGATGCTTTTGTCCATAGGATACTCTCAAAATGTGAGATTGACATCTTTCGTAAACGCAACGATAGTATTACTTTTCTTGCCGGCAGGTTTGCCGCCAAAGAATCTATTTCTAAATCTCTGGGTACAGGGATAGGTAAAATTTCTTTCAACGAAATTGAGATACTGAATGACAATGCAGGGGCACCTGTTGTATATTTGTGCGGTAAACTGAGAGAGGATATTCAGCTTAGTATTTCTCACAGTAAGACATGTGCCATGGCTGTCAGTATTATTGTGAGGTAA
- the kdsB gene encoding 3-deoxy-manno-octulosonate cytidylyltransferase — translation MSLVVIPARHASTRLPGKPLRKIKDVPMILRVAERCMQAKADRVVVATDSQEILKVCETMDGLESTMSSPDIQSGTDRVAVVAKFAMDDIIINVQGDEPFIDPALINMLIDDLQKNPDVMMNTAACRFDAGEDIADPNSVKVVTDKDGYALYFSRAAIPFNRDNAQTDYYRHIGIYGYRKEWLMQFASMEPSSLEKAEKLEQLRALENGVRIKVLNTEYKPVSVDTEEDLLKAEEIINGMV, via the coding sequence ATGAGTTTAGTTGTTATCCCCGCCAGACACGCTTCAACAAGGCTTCCGGGCAAGCCTCTCAGAAAGATAAAAGATGTGCCGATGATCCTTCGTGTTGCCGAAAGGTGTATGCAGGCAAAAGCAGACAGGGTTGTTGTCGCAACTGATTCACAGGAAATACTTAAGGTCTGCGAGACTATGGATGGTCTTGAATCCACCATGTCATCACCGGACATTCAGTCGGGGACAGACAGAGTCGCTGTCGTGGCTAAATTTGCAATGGATGATATAATTATAAATGTGCAGGGGGATGAACCATTCATTGATCCTGCCCTTATAAATATGCTTATAGACGACCTTCAGAAAAATCCGGATGTGATGATGAACACCGCCGCCTGCAGATTTGATGCGGGGGAGGACATTGCAGACCCGAACAGTGTAAAGGTTGTTACCGATAAAGACGGGTATGCGCTGTATTTCTCACGTGCTGCAATTCCTTTTAACAGAGATAACGCACAGACGGATTATTACAGACATATAGGGATATACGGTTACCGTAAAGAGTGGCTGATGCAGTTTGCGTCAATGGAGCCTTCGTCTCTTGAAAAGGCAGAAAAACTTGAGCAGCTCCGTGCCCTTGAAAACGGCGTCCGTATTAAAGTGTTAAATACAGAATACAAGCCTGTATCAGTTGATACAGAAGAAGATTTACTAAAAGCAGAAGAAATTATTAACGGGATGGTCTGA
- a CDS encoding CTP synthase has protein sequence MAKFVFTTGGVLSSLGKGITAASVGALLESRGYKVTIKKYDPYLNVDPGTMSPFQHGEVFVTEDGAETDLDLGHYERYLSTNTSKVSNITAGKIYKSVLDKERNGDYLGGTVQVIPHITDEIKENILKDSENYDIVIVEIGGTVGDIESLPFLEAIRQFKFDINEEDVCYMHLTLVPYIKSAGELKTKPTQHSVKTLREIGIQPDILVCRSEYPIEDSMKKKIALFCNVSKDAVVSCLDAKTIYEVPLTLKEQGIAALVLKKLNMDERVSDIRKWEEIVHRIKKPEGEVTIALVGKYVDLKDAYISINEALIHGGIANKLKVNVKRIDAEQLESGRKPDEFFKDVDGILIPGGFGERGIQGKINAINYARLKDIPLFGICLGLQCMLIEFARNVLKLENAHSVEFDADTEDPVIDYMIDQKTITQMGGTMRLGAYECTLDEDSTAFKAYGQKMISERHRHRLEFNNKYKDAMISNGFSLIGVNEERGLAEMFELKSHRWFLGCQFHPEFKSKPFYPHPLFSSFIEAAHAYQEDNCESNCK, from the coding sequence ATGGCAAAGTTTGTTTTTACTACTGGTGGAGTTTTATCATCACTCGGAAAAGGGATTACCGCTGCGTCTGTGGGTGCGCTGCTCGAATCCAGAGGTTACAAAGTAACAATTAAAAAATACGATCCTTATCTGAACGTTGACCCGGGCACAATGAGCCCGTTTCAACATGGTGAGGTTTTCGTTACAGAGGACGGGGCGGAAACTGACCTCGATCTTGGTCACTACGAAAGATATCTTAGCACAAATACATCGAAGGTCAGCAATATTACCGCCGGCAAAATTTACAAGTCTGTTCTGGACAAAGAACGCAACGGCGACTATCTGGGCGGAACAGTTCAGGTTATCCCTCACATCACAGACGAGATCAAAGAGAACATTCTCAAAGATTCTGAAAATTATGACATCGTTATAGTTGAGATAGGCGGGACAGTTGGTGATATTGAGTCACTCCCTTTCCTTGAGGCTATCAGGCAGTTTAAATTTGACATAAATGAAGAGGACGTATGTTATATGCATCTGACTCTTGTTCCATATATAAAAAGTGCGGGGGAGCTTAAAACCAAGCCCACTCAGCACTCAGTTAAAACTCTCAGAGAGATAGGTATCCAGCCGGATATTCTTGTCTGCAGGTCTGAGTATCCTATAGAAGACAGCATGAAGAAAAAAATAGCACTTTTCTGCAATGTTTCAAAAGATGCTGTTGTTAGCTGTCTGGATGCTAAAACTATATATGAAGTTCCCCTCACACTCAAAGAACAGGGGATTGCTGCGCTTGTTCTGAAGAAACTAAATATGGACGAACGCGTTTCTGATATCCGCAAATGGGAAGAGATTGTTCACCGTATTAAAAAACCTGAAGGCGAAGTTACTATCGCACTTGTTGGTAAATATGTTGACCTGAAAGATGCCTATATCAGTATTAACGAAGCACTCATCCATGGCGGGATTGCGAATAAATTAAAAGTAAATGTCAAACGCATTGATGCGGAGCAGCTTGAGAGCGGCAGGAAGCCTGATGAGTTTTTCAAAGATGTTGACGGGATACTTATTCCCGGCGGTTTCGGAGAAAGAGGCATACAAGGAAAAATTAACGCTATCAACTATGCAAGGCTTAAGGACATTCCACTCTTTGGTATATGTCTCGGACTGCAGTGTATGCTTATAGAATTCGCAAGGAATGTGTTGAAGCTTGAAAATGCTCACAGTGTTGAGTTTGATGCTGATACAGAAGACCCGGTAATAGACTACATGATAGACCAGAAAACTATTACTCAGATGGGCGGTACAATGAGGCTCGGTGCTTATGAATGTACTCTAGATGAAGACAGCACTGCCTTTAAAGCTTATGGCCAGAAGATGATATCTGAACGCCACAGACACCGTCTTGAGTTTAATAACAAATATAAAGATGCAATGATTTCAAACGGATTTTCTCTTATAGGTGTAAACGAAGAGAGAGGGCTTGCTGAGATGTTTGAACTGAAATCTCACAGGTGGTTTCTCGGGTGTCAGTTTCACCCTGAGTTTAAATCTAAACCGTTTTACCCGCATCCTCTTTTCAGCAGTTTCATAGAGGCTGCACATGCTTATCAAGAGGATAATTGTGAATCAAACTGCAAATAA
- a CDS encoding KdsC family phosphatase has protein sequence MIKVLMLDVDGVMTDGGIIYDENGHETKRFDVKDGLGIKLAQKHGIEVIIISGRKSVVTDLRTKELGIRRVYTGVKDKLECYSSLKKELRVCDEECAYIGDDLNDISLLKTVGFSATVSDAFDYMKDSVDYVTVKNGGSGAVRELIEVILERNGKWAEIKNSFFS, from the coding sequence ATGATAAAAGTTCTTATGCTTGATGTCGATGGTGTTATGACAGACGGCGGTATTATTTATGATGAAAATGGTCACGAGACTAAACGTTTTGATGTTAAGGACGGTCTCGGGATTAAACTTGCCCAGAAACACGGCATCGAGGTTATCATAATATCGGGACGCAAGTCTGTTGTTACTGATCTCCGCACGAAGGAACTCGGCATAAGGCGTGTGTATACAGGCGTTAAGGACAAACTCGAGTGTTACAGCTCTCTGAAAAAAGAACTTAGAGTATGTGACGAAGAATGTGCCTATATCGGAGACGACCTGAATGATATCTCCCTCTTAAAAACTGTGGGGTTTTCTGCTACTGTGTCTGATGCTTTCGATTATATGAAAGATAGTGTAGACTATGTAACTGTGAAAAACGGAGGCAGCGGAGCTGTCAGGGAACTAATAGAGGTTATCCTTGAGAGAAACGGAAAATGGGCAGAAATAAAAAATTCTTTCTTCTCGTAA
- the lptC gene encoding LPS export ABC transporter periplasmic protein LptC, whose product MGRNKKFFLLVIFIVGAVVAVSLFKSDKTNVTINVKKDSVVINNFEMAKVVDEKNNFYKLNADQAVLNRKARSADLVDFVLVYKKGSTDLTASADKGFLEEEVRMDATGKIQGVINGRDFETGESGSFHYDFETETGVLDGDVTITGTEGTISSDKLFIYNKTKSLEFDGNVKILYKNY is encoded by the coding sequence ATGGGCAGAAATAAAAAATTCTTTCTTCTCGTAATATTCATTGTTGGAGCAGTGGTTGCTGTTTCGCTGTTTAAAAGCGATAAGACTAACGTGACGATTAATGTTAAGAAAGACAGTGTTGTTATAAATAACTTTGAGATGGCAAAAGTAGTTGATGAAAAGAATAATTTTTATAAACTCAATGCTGATCAGGCTGTACTGAACAGAAAAGCCAGATCTGCTGATCTGGTGGATTTCGTACTTGTATATAAAAAAGGTTCCACAGACCTCACTGCTAGTGCTGATAAAGGGTTTCTGGAAGAAGAAGTCCGTATGGACGCTACCGGCAAAATACAGGGCGTGATAAACGGCAGAGACTTTGAAACAGGAGAATCAGGCAGTTTTCATTATGATTTTGAAACTGAAACTGGTGTGCTGGACGGTGATGTAACTATAACAGGGACGGAAGGAACTATTTCTTCTGACAAGTTATTCATCTATAATAAGACAAAGAGTTTGGAGTTTGATGGTAATGTTAAAATCTTATATAAAAATTATTAG
- the lptA gene encoding lipopolysaccharide transport periplasmic protein LptA → MLKSYIKIISLLALLLAFPAWGFSAETESADKEIVPIHIEADKMVTIGNKSIITGNVVVVRGDMTMKSDEMEVTAAEGNQVKEIYSKGNVRIEDKDLLALSGFARLYQDEQKVVLTDNAKVWKGDNYIEGEKITLFMESNRLFVDKGDNKGDRIKIIITPQKENE, encoded by the coding sequence ATGTTAAAATCTTATATAAAAATTATTAGTCTGCTGGCACTGTTGCTGGCTTTTCCTGCCTGGGGTTTCTCTGCTGAAACTGAGAGTGCAGATAAAGAGATAGTGCCCATACACATAGAAGCCGATAAGATGGTTACGATAGGCAATAAGTCTATTATAACAGGAAATGTGGTTGTGGTTCGGGGCGATATGACGATGAAATCCGACGAGATGGAAGTTACGGCGGCGGAAGGAAATCAGGTTAAAGAAATTTACAGCAAAGGTAATGTCAGGATAGAAGATAAAGACCTCCTCGCGCTGTCCGGATTCGCAAGGCTTTATCAGGATGAACAGAAAGTTGTTCTTACCGATAATGCAAAAGTCTGGAAGGGCGACAATTATATTGAAGGTGAAAAGATAACACTTTTCATGGAATCAAACAGACTTTTTGTGGATAAGGGTGACAATAAAGGTGACAGGATCAAAATCATCATCACACCGCAAAAGGAGAATGAGTAA
- the lptB gene encoding LPS export ABC transporter ATP-binding protein, which translates to MGLIADKLVKIYKKRTVVENVSIGVEKGEIVGLLGPNGAGKTTTFYMIVGLVRPDGGSVFLNGEDITNSSMHKRSLRGIGYLPQEPSVFRKMSVYDNIYAALELKFKDKSLIRENTERLIENFNLQKVAKSFGYSLSGGERRRVEIARCMSGEPEVILLDEPFSGIDPISVADIQNMIFSLRDMGIGVLITDHNVRETLKITDRAYIIADGNVLTEGHPSDIVKHQQVIERYLGKDFTL; encoded by the coding sequence TTGGGACTTATAGCTGATAAGCTTGTTAAGATATATAAAAAACGTACTGTCGTTGAAAATGTCAGTATAGGAGTTGAAAAAGGGGAGATAGTCGGGCTGCTCGGTCCTAACGGTGCAGGTAAGACTACGACCTTTTATATGATCGTGGGGCTTGTGAGACCCGATGGCGGTTCTGTCTTTCTCAATGGTGAAGACATCACAAACAGCTCTATGCACAAAAGGAGTTTGCGGGGTATAGGATATCTTCCGCAGGAACCTTCTGTTTTCCGTAAAATGTCCGTATACGATAATATATATGCTGCCCTCGAGCTTAAATTCAAAGATAAGAGCCTTATCAGAGAAAATACCGAGAGACTTATCGAAAATTTCAATCTTCAGAAAGTGGCAAAGTCATTTGGGTATTCTCTTTCCGGCGGAGAGAGGCGGAGAGTTGAGATAGCCAGATGTATGTCAGGTGAACCGGAGGTTATACTTCTGGATGAACCGTTTTCCGGTATAGACCCGATATCCGTAGCTGATATACAAAACATGATCTTTTCCCTGAGAGATATGGGGATAGGGGTTTTGATTACAGATCATAATGTCAGGGAGACCCTTAAAATAACTGACCGTGCCTATATTATCGCTGACGGCAATGTACTGACAGAAGGACATCCTTCTGACATAGTTAAGCATCAGCAAGTGATAGAAAGGTATCTGGGTAAGGATTTTACACTGTGA
- the rpoN gene encoding RNA polymerase factor sigma-54 — protein MKGGRLNLEISGKLSQKLHITPQMKQSLAILQMPLTELLQELNTCLAENPVLEEIEQEPDEEKTEKKEEKEEKDAKDDVQNEDLEKIDWEELYRDSGEVSYTPSDDEGYDLEKFVSGQENLYGHLMYQLKVTGSSQDILTAGQYIIGSLTDEGYFDLEFSEVAEETGVDEDTVAKALELIQTFDPAGIGARNLRECIAIQLCQFEVEQVYIDFIAELLENHEKDLIAYRYDEIKNSLSIEDDTFDHMLFLIRKTDPKPGMNYAKDSNHSVTPDVYIVKKDDGYDIILNEDGMPALRMNSYYLSLLRNKELDGDTKEYIEEKIKNAIWLIKSLNKRQKAIYKVVKVLTEVQADFLEMGVDFLKPLKLKDIADETGLHESTVSRVTSGKYAMTEQGLFELKSFFVKGLDTDDGDMSTQKVKSMIRSIVDSEDADKPYSDQKIVELLNGDGIKIARRTVAKYRDELNIPTKSQRKRSRR, from the coding sequence GTGAAAGGCGGCAGGCTAAATCTTGAAATCAGTGGGAAACTGTCTCAGAAGCTGCACATAACACCGCAGATGAAGCAGTCTCTTGCTATCCTTCAGATGCCTTTGACAGAACTTTTGCAGGAACTTAATACCTGCCTCGCAGAGAACCCTGTTCTGGAAGAAATCGAGCAGGAACCGGATGAAGAAAAAACTGAAAAGAAAGAAGAAAAAGAAGAGAAAGATGCCAAAGATGACGTTCAGAATGAAGACCTTGAAAAGATAGACTGGGAAGAGCTGTACAGAGATTCAGGTGAAGTTTCTTACACCCCTAGTGACGACGAAGGTTATGACCTTGAGAAATTTGTCAGCGGTCAGGAGAATCTTTACGGTCATCTTATGTACCAGTTGAAAGTAACCGGCTCTTCTCAGGACATTTTAACCGCCGGACAGTACATTATCGGAAGCCTGACGGATGAAGGTTATTTTGATCTGGAGTTCTCGGAAGTTGCAGAAGAAACAGGGGTTGACGAAGACACTGTTGCCAAAGCATTGGAACTTATACAGACATTCGATCCGGCAGGGATTGGTGCAAGAAACCTTAGAGAGTGCATAGCGATACAGCTTTGTCAGTTTGAAGTCGAGCAGGTTTATATTGATTTCATCGCAGAGCTTCTGGAAAACCATGAAAAAGATCTGATAGCGTACCGCTATGATGAAATCAAAAACAGTCTTTCTATAGAAGATGATACATTTGACCACATGCTGTTTCTCATCAGGAAAACAGACCCAAAACCAGGGATGAATTATGCAAAAGATTCAAACCATTCTGTTACACCTGATGTTTATATTGTTAAAAAAGACGATGGGTATGACATTATACTTAACGAAGACGGAATGCCGGCACTCAGGATGAATAGTTATTACCTGAGCTTGCTCAGAAACAAAGAGCTTGACGGAGACACTAAAGAATATATAGAAGAAAAGATTAAAAATGCTATCTGGCTTATTAAAAGTCTTAACAAACGTCAGAAAGCAATATATAAAGTAGTAAAGGTACTTACAGAGGTTCAGGCTGACTTTCTTGAAATGGGGGTTGATTTTCTGAAACCACTAAAACTGAAAGATATCGCAGACGAAACAGGACTGCATGAATCCACGGTCAGCAGGGTTACATCTGGTAAATATGCGATGACAGAGCAGGGGCTTTTTGAACTCAAATCCTTTTTTGTGAAAGGTCTGGACACCGACGACGGAGACATGTCTACACAAAAAGTTAAGAGTATGATAAGGTCTATTGTGGATTCTGAAGATGCTGATAAACCGTACAGCGATCAGAAAATAGTTGAACTTTTGAACGGGGACGGGATCAAAATTGCCCGGAGAACCGTTGCCAAATACAGGGATGAATTAAACATTCCCACAAAATCACAACGGAAACGTAGCAGGAGGTAG
- the hpf gene encoding ribosome hibernation-promoting factor, HPF/YfiA family — protein MNIQITARNIELTDAIRDYAEKKVSKLEKYFDYITDANVLLEVQKNVHIVEVLVSAKGVFMKGLEKSEDLYASIDLAVDKIEKQLVKYKEKLKDKKIQDKDYDTPLKLNILDSQSVEDSETRIIITKEMPVKPMDPEEAVMQMDLLNKPFFVFRNSDTNEVAVVYQRDDGNIGLIES, from the coding sequence ATGAATATCCAGATAACTGCCAGAAACATTGAATTAACTGATGCAATTAGAGATTACGCAGAAAAGAAGGTTTCCAAACTGGAAAAATACTTTGACTATATAACAGATGCAAATGTACTGCTTGAAGTACAGAAAAACGTGCACATTGTTGAAGTTCTTGTTTCTGCAAAGGGCGTATTTATGAAAGGTCTAGAAAAATCAGAAGACCTTTATGCATCAATTGATCTCGCAGTGGACAAAATTGAAAAGCAGCTTGTTAAATACAAAGAGAAGCTCAAAGACAAAAAGATTCAGGACAAAGACTATGACACACCGCTGAAACTTAATATCCTTGATTCTCAGAGTGTGGAAGACAGTGAAACACGCATCATTATCACAAAAGAGATGCCTGTTAAGCCTATGGATCCTGAAGAAGCTGTTATGCAGATGGATCTGCTGAACAAGCCTTTCTTTGTTTTCAGAAATTCTGATACAAACGAAGTGGCTGTTGTTTACCAGCGTGACGATGGGAACATCGGACTCATTGAGTCCTGA
- a CDS encoding PTS sugar transporter subunit IIA — MGLVGYIDENCVVTLEAGDKEAVLKELTDALVKAGKIDKPDVALSALTEREALGSTGVGEQVAIPHAKLKNLDDMAILIGISRTGIGFGACDGEPVRLFFLLLAPEKQMNLHLKTLARISRLVKLTEFKNKVLADNITSADVCAILEEEEAKL, encoded by the coding sequence ATGGGACTTGTCGGATATATAGACGAGAATTGTGTTGTAACTCTTGAAGCGGGCGATAAAGAAGCTGTGCTTAAAGAACTGACAGATGCTCTGGTGAAAGCCGGAAAAATAGATAAGCCTGATGTCGCTCTCTCTGCTTTAACAGAGAGAGAGGCGCTGGGCAGTACGGGCGTGGGTGAACAGGTTGCTATACCACATGCAAAACTTAAAAATCTTGATGATATGGCGATTCTTATCGGCATAAGCAGGACTGGTATAGGTTTCGGTGCTTGTGACGGTGAACCTGTGAGACTGTTTTTTCTACTGCTCGCACCGGAAAAGCAAATGAACCTGCATCTTAAGACACTCGCCCGCATCAGCAGGCTTGTGAAGCTGACAGAGTTTAAGAATAAAGTTCTTGCTGATAATATAACTTCAGCAGATGTATGTGCTATCCTTGAAGAGGAGGAAGCAAAACTCTAA
- the hprK gene encoding HPr(Ser) kinase/phosphatase codes for MNKAVPVADLLGVDAQHLQLKLVYGKQQLKNRYINNYRIQKPGLALAGFADHIHGGRVQVLGNTELSYLWTLKPEERFESISHLCKRGVCCFIVTKNLHIPKELLEAVKSHNVPLLKTHLPSSDAIQGIMLYLEEQLAPETHQHGVFMDIFGIGVLITGRSGIGKSECAIELIKRGHRLVADDAVHFRKIQEYLEGQSSGILRYHMEVRGLGILNIKDMFGVTAIRQRKKLELVVEFTDWNPDASYDRLGLDNLTVEILKLEVPKIILPISAGRNMAVIVEVAARNHLLKIMGYDSAKEFSDRLLHSINPNAERTHPYRDIDDIIRRKRVE; via the coding sequence ATGAACAAGGCAGTGCCTGTTGCCGATCTGCTGGGTGTTGATGCTCAGCACCTTCAGCTAAAGCTGGTGTACGGCAAACAGCAACTAAAAAACAGGTACATAAACAACTACCGGATACAGAAACCGGGGCTGGCACTGGCTGGTTTTGCCGACCATATCCACGGGGGGCGTGTGCAGGTTCTGGGTAATACAGAACTATCTTATCTCTGGACACTTAAACCTGAGGAGCGTTTCGAATCTATCTCCCATCTTTGCAAAAGAGGGGTATGCTGTTTTATTGTCACAAAAAATCTACATATTCCAAAAGAACTTCTGGAAGCTGTTAAGTCTCACAACGTGCCTCTTTTGAAAACACATCTGCCCAGCTCTGATGCTATACAGGGGATTATGCTTTATCTTGAAGAGCAGCTTGCACCGGAAACTCATCAGCACGGTGTATTTATGGATATCTTTGGTATAGGCGTTCTCATTACAGGGCGCAGCGGGATAGGCAAGAGTGAATGCGCAATAGAGCTTATAAAGCGTGGTCACAGGCTTGTTGCTGATGACGCTGTTCATTTTCGTAAAATACAGGAATATCTTGAGGGGCAGAGCTCTGGTATTCTCCGATATCACATGGAAGTCCGCGGGCTTGGTATACTGAATATCAAAGATATGTTCGGTGTCACTGCTATCCGTCAGAGGAAAAAACTTGAACTTGTTGTAGAGTTTACGGACTGGAATCCTGATGCATCTTATGATAGACTTGGTCTTGATAATCTTACGGTTGAGATACTTAAGCTTGAAGTTCCTAAGATAATTCTCCCCATCAGTGCAGGGCGCAACATGGCTGTTATTGTCGAAGTAGCGGCACGTAATCATCTGCTTAAAATAATGGGGTACGATTCTGCTAAAGAGTTTTCTGACAGATTACTCCACAGCATAAATCCTAACGCTGAAAGAACTCATCCCTACAGGGATATTGATGATATAATCAGAAGAAAAAGAGTGGAGTAG
- the rapZ gene encoding RNase adapter RapZ — protein sequence MKGFDKSLVVLTGLSGGGKSVAASTMEDMGYYTIDNLPLKLLDKLVELMLGFDNDLHKVALVIDARSKDIALVCEKINLLKEKYNAKIVFIHAGDDVLLKRYKETRRKHPMGETLVEAIASEREMLWPVRELADLAIDTSQLNVHQLKSRLEDAFSEGNDNGMIITVQSFGFKYGLPQDSDLVFDVRFLKNPFFVDELRSQTGLDTQVREYVFSDLAAKKFLKHLKEMLGFLIPKYLREGKKFLTVSIGCTGGRHRSVANVEFIAEYLEKKTSHKVNIRHRDIDR from the coding sequence ATGAAGGGATTTGATAAATCACTTGTTGTTCTCACAGGTCTTTCCGGTGGCGGGAAGTCGGTTGCGGCTTCGACTATGGAGGACATGGGCTACTACACTATTGATAATCTTCCTCTAAAACTGTTGGATAAGCTTGTTGAGCTTATGCTCGGTTTCGATAACGACCTGCATAAGGTTGCCTTGGTTATTGACGCCAGAAGCAAAGATATAGCCTTGGTGTGCGAAAAGATAAATCTGCTGAAAGAGAAGTATAATGCAAAGATAGTATTCATTCATGCCGGTGATGATGTTCTTCTGAAAAGATACAAAGAGACCAGAAGAAAGCACCCTATGGGGGAAACTCTTGTGGAGGCTATCGCTTCTGAGCGTGAAATGCTCTGGCCTGTGAGAGAGCTTGCAGACCTTGCTATTGACACATCTCAGCTTAATGTTCATCAGCTTAAAAGCAGACTTGAGGATGCTTTTTCAGAGGGTAACGATAACGGAATGATTATTACTGTGCAGTCTTTCGGTTTCAAATACGGGCTGCCGCAGGATTCTGATCTGGTTTTTGACGTACGGTTTCTCAAGAATCCGTTTTTTGTAGATGAGCTTCGCAGCCAGACCGGTTTGGACACACAGGTCAGAGAGTATGTGTTTTCAGACCTTGCCGCGAAAAAGTTTTTAAAACACCTTAAGGAGATGCTGGGATTCCTTATCCCGAAATATTTACGGGAGGGTAAGAAATTTCTCACCGTATCCATAGGGTGCACAGGCGGCAGACACAGGTCTGTTGCGAATGTCGAATTTATTGCAGAGTACCTTGAGAAAAAAACATCTCACAAGGTAAATATTAGACACAGGGATATAGACAGGTGA
- a CDS encoding PTS sugar transporter subunit IIA — translation MIGLILVTHGSFGSELIKTAEMIVGKQDSIETISMQEGASLSSIADEIESSIEKYSTSGAIVFTDMFGGSPSNISMAYLGSKNVEVVSGVNLPMLIKAISVRKENKSLSAICEDCAESGKASIIVAGQLLKGN, via the coding sequence ATGATCGGACTTATATTGGTAACACACGGCTCTTTTGGCTCTGAACTCATAAAAACTGCTGAGATGATAGTAGGAAAGCAGGACAGTATAGAGACAATATCAATGCAGGAGGGGGCTTCCCTTTCGAGCATAGCAGACGAGATTGAGTCGTCCATAGAGAAATACTCAACATCCGGTGCGATAGTTTTTACTGACATGTTTGGCGGAAGTCCGTCCAACATCTCTATGGCTTACCTCGGTTCCAAAAATGTTGAAGTAGTTTCAGGGGTTAACCTCCCTATGCTCATAAAAGCAATTAGCGTCAGAAAGGAGAATAAATCTTTGTCCGCCATATGTGAAGATTGTGCAGAATCGGGAAAGGCAAGCATCATAGTGGCAGGGCAGCTTCTAAAAGGGAACTGA